In the genome of Candidatus Zixiibacteriota bacterium, one region contains:
- a CDS encoding FHA domain-containing protein translates to MRLNIFGKFFRFGRKDVPKMPKRDKKKSQATRVVDARGAGRGKTRVVGVGSTVEDLPVVGWLVIINGEFKGQDYRLDDRKYTLGPTENEDIVVRDDYLSSPHCAIRYENGSFYINDLGSKNKTYVNGEVQTEWELIDNDHIKIGKTEMIFKCL, encoded by the coding sequence ATGAGACTAAATATTTTTGGAAAATTTTTTAGATTTGGACGAAAGGATGTTCCCAAAATGCCAAAGCGCGACAAGAAGAAATCTCAGGCTACGCGTGTTGTTGACGCGCGCGGCGCCGGACGAGGTAAGACCCGTGTGGTTGGTGTCGGCTCCACGGTGGAGGATCTGCCGGTTGTCGGCTGGCTGGTTATTATAAACGGTGAATTCAAGGGCCAGGATTATCGTCTCGATGATCGCAAGTACACGCTCGGCCCGACCGAAAACGAAGATATCGTCGTGCGTGACGATTATCTTTCTTCGCCCCATTGCGCCATCCGTTATGAAAACGGCAGTTTCTATATCAACGATCTCGGCTCTAAAAACAAGACCTATGTCAACGGCGAGGTACAGACCGAGTGGGAACTGATCGACAATGACCATATCAAGATCGGCAAGACCGAGATGATCTTCAAATGTCTCTAA
- a CDS encoding FHA domain-containing protein, translated as MSLSRRGDMHKDFRPVWILLFLLLFCAQASAIKVETQPRIKLPSGTGDTEVSNVKAIYVGPKGEIFIGSARNNRVKVYSSNGQYLRTIPSSGDDNIDVPQDIDIGVDGSIYVVDRDRDELSKFDENGLRMGTLGGEKAFDRPMSVSVARDGRVYVADKDKESVQIFNPSGQKLGSLQGAGFDEPIAVDVDHQGRVFVLDKKRKSVQVFNSDNEFLKEIRIAYAGKEIDEPVDLCVNQHGEVLVLDEDEKVFYFMADYETSEWSRPYGGMFDKPISIDVVGRDIVYVLDNKDEIIWKFKLSELPSLVKEKTVKESIVKKAVISTNIDAEANVYVNRLLPDDDMVVLSVFENNRNIATGLIAENFTRVEVDGEALDVKSAEALFSSGEIDFIFILGTAELRANELSEVREKITTEFLSKLDESRHRVAFFTCAGDVEMALPLEKSFSKQKSAVEKLEFDGDKVVLYDGILSALSYYDSLQSDTYPIFIVFTNSDDKSSRNSFNTLEKYKRSHGLPQVYTLVYDDKKDPQMLEDLKKIADFSGGFLYSADKRDMIYFLFRRAVALIRGQYWLALNNLPTEGELTVDVDVDLDGNVLTETHPYSEPSGEEVDIKGKSFFEKYGLILLIILLVIILLIIIIIILKKASEKSKAPIGEARLEVKSGSASQKEYRLRKGVNKIGSANDNDIVLQVEGISGHHAIIEFAGGKYTLVDSDSTNGTYVNRNRIDRRILINNDVISIASVVDFVFKTG; from the coding sequence ATGTCTCTAAGCAGGAGGGGGGATATGCATAAAGACTTCAGGCCCGTTTGGATTCTGCTTTTCTTATTGTTATTTTGCGCGCAGGCTTCCGCGATTAAAGTAGAGACCCAGCCGCGCATCAAACTACCTTCGGGTACCGGCGATACGGAGGTCTCCAATGTCAAGGCGATCTATGTCGGTCCCAAGGGAGAGATCTTTATCGGTTCGGCCCGCAACAACCGGGTCAAGGTCTATTCCTCCAACGGCCAGTACCTGCGCACCATCCCGTCCTCGGGCGACGATAATATCGACGTGCCCCAGGATATCGATATCGGCGTCGATGGCTCGATCTATGTCGTCGACCGTGACCGCGATGAGCTCAGTAAGTTCGATGAAAACGGTTTACGAATGGGTACTCTGGGCGGTGAAAAAGCATTTGATCGGCCGATGTCGGTCTCGGTGGCGCGCGATGGCAGGGTGTATGTGGCCGATAAAGACAAGGAATCGGTACAGATATTCAATCCCTCCGGGCAGAAACTGGGAAGTCTGCAGGGAGCCGGTTTCGATGAGCCGATTGCGGTCGATGTAGACCACCAGGGCAGAGTCTTTGTGCTCGATAAAAAACGCAAGTCGGTACAGGTCTTCAATTCTGACAATGAATTCCTCAAAGAAATCCGGATTGCCTACGCAGGTAAGGAAATCGACGAACCTGTCGATTTGTGTGTCAACCAGCATGGCGAGGTGCTGGTCCTCGACGAGGACGAGAAAGTGTTTTATTTTATGGCCGACTATGAGACCTCGGAATGGTCACGGCCGTATGGCGGAATGTTCGATAAGCCGATCTCAATCGATGTTGTTGGAAGAGATATCGTCTATGTCCTCGACAACAAGGACGAGATAATTTGGAAATTTAAGCTCTCCGAATTGCCTTCTCTGGTCAAAGAAAAGACAGTCAAGGAATCGATAGTCAAGAAAGCTGTGATCTCGACCAACATCGATGCTGAAGCCAATGTCTATGTCAACCGTTTGCTTCCCGATGATGACATGGTTGTCCTGTCGGTATTTGAAAACAATCGCAATATCGCCACAGGTTTGATCGCTGAAAACTTTACAAGGGTGGAAGTCGATGGTGAAGCGCTCGATGTGAAATCAGCGGAGGCATTGTTCTCTTCCGGTGAGATCGATTTTATCTTCATTCTTGGAACCGCTGAGCTTCGTGCTAACGAGCTGAGTGAAGTACGTGAAAAAATCACGACGGAGTTTTTAAGCAAGCTGGATGAGTCCCGTCACCGCGTGGCGTTTTTTACCTGTGCCGGTGATGTTGAGATGGCCTTGCCGTTGGAAAAATCTTTCTCAAAACAGAAATCAGCAGTAGAAAAGCTGGAGTTTGATGGCGATAAAGTGGTGCTCTATGATGGTATCTTGAGCGCATTATCGTACTACGATTCACTTCAAAGCGATACATATCCAATCTTCATAGTGTTCACTAACTCTGACGATAAATCCAGCCGCAACAGCTTTAATACACTCGAAAAGTACAAACGCTCGCATGGCCTTCCTCAGGTCTATACGCTGGTCTATGACGACAAAAAAGATCCTCAGATGCTTGAGGATCTCAAGAAGATCGCTGATTTTTCGGGCGGTTTCCTCTACTCTGCGGACAAGCGTGACATGATCTATTTTCTCTTCCGGCGGGCTGTCGCGCTCATCCGCGGTCAATACTGGCTGGCCTTAAACAACCTGCCCACGGAGGGTGAACTCACTGTCGATGTCGATGTCGATCTGGATGGAAACGTCCTGACAGAAACTCATCCGTATTCTGAACCGAGTGGTGAAGAAGTTGATATCAAGGGGAAATCGTTTTTTGAAAAATATGGCCTGATCCTTTTGATTATACTGCTGGTGATTATCCTGTTAATCATCATCATTATCATATTGAAGAAAGCTTCTGAGAAATCAAAGGCACCGATAGGCGAGGCACGGCTGGAAGTCAAGTCGGGCAGTGCATCCCAGAAAGAATACCGCCTGCGCAAAGGGGTTAATAAGATCGGATCCGCAAACGACAACGATATCGTCCTTCAGGTAGAGGGAATCTCTGGCCATCATGCAATAATCGAGTTTGCCGGCGGTAAATATACGCTTGTCGATTCCGATTCTACTAACGGGACCTATGTGAATCGTAATCGAATCGACCGGCGGATTTTGATCAACAATGATGTGATCAGTATTGCTTCTGTGGTTGATTTCGTGTTTAAAACCGGATAG
- a CDS encoding Stp1/IreP family PP2C-type Ser/Thr phosphatase — protein MAVKIEFTALTDVGRVRELNEDNFRLLPENDLAVVCDGMGGHAAGEVASELAVETIGDVIADSSQLTDPPDSLKLDKGFSKSGRKMVHAIRLASRRIYLKSVRNEEMRGMGTTVVTTLFENDSVIICHVGDSRVYRFRNGNLEQLTMDHSWVNELINSKQLTEEESKSFVSKNVITRALGTREDVKVDIRQDNTCDGDIYLLCSDGLCGFVSDGDILAVMSDNGLSLDQMAQKLVDMANQAGGEDNITVALARITDHVNCDEIDKNFSRQTVDVESDAELEHENDVIKKLFDSNRSSGEQVTARVDTRPLKVPSRRRFRFGWLLLVLILIAGGVGAWAYLNDYRDFQYTVDGWIDDVRQVISGQEEQKPAPSEIVDVPRGTAYLRIGDFPDSLLGLILYVDMVPQGSVRQYLSERLGLDPGMHTLQLKDGNDSLYASLRQVFDSGQVFLDYSDFNFVQQKSPPEFVE, from the coding sequence ATTGCCGTGAAAATTGAATTTACCGCATTGACCGATGTCGGTCGGGTCAGGGAACTGAACGAAGATAATTTCAGGCTTTTGCCGGAAAATGATCTGGCAGTTGTTTGCGATGGAATGGGTGGGCATGCGGCCGGGGAAGTTGCTTCCGAGCTGGCAGTTGAGACAATTGGAGATGTGATCGCGGATTCATCTCAGTTGACTGATCCCCCGGATTCTCTGAAACTCGATAAAGGATTTTCGAAGTCCGGCCGTAAGATGGTGCACGCGATTCGCCTGGCCAGTCGCAGAATTTATCTCAAGTCTGTGCGCAATGAGGAGATGCGGGGGATGGGTACCACGGTTGTCACCACTCTATTCGAGAACGATAGCGTGATTATCTGTCATGTCGGAGACAGCAGGGTATACAGGTTCCGCAACGGCAATCTCGAACAACTCACCATGGATCATTCCTGGGTCAATGAACTGATCAACTCGAAACAATTAACTGAAGAAGAATCCAAGAGTTTTGTGTCCAAGAACGTGATCACCCGCGCGCTGGGGACAAGAGAAGATGTCAAGGTGGATATTCGTCAGGACAATACCTGCGATGGAGATATCTACCTGCTCTGTTCTGATGGTTTATGCGGATTCGTTTCCGATGGAGATATTCTCGCGGTCATGTCAGACAACGGTCTCTCATTGGATCAGATGGCGCAAAAGCTTGTTGACATGGCCAACCAGGCGGGAGGTGAGGACAATATTACAGTTGCCCTGGCGAGGATTACTGATCATGTTAACTGTGATGAAATCGACAAAAACTTCTCCCGCCAGACGGTCGATGTCGAATCTGATGCTGAACTGGAACATGAAAACGACGTCATTAAGAAGCTTTTCGATTCCAATCGATCTTCAGGAGAGCAAGTGACCGCGCGTGTGGATACAAGGCCTCTTAAGGTCCCGTCGAGAAGACGTTTTCGGTTTGGATGGCTTTTACTCGTCTTGATTCTGATTGCCGGTGGGGTGGGTGCATGGGCTTACCTGAATGATTACAGGGACTTTCAATATACTGTCGATGGGTGGATAGATGATGTCCGGCAGGTGATTTCCGGTCAAGAGGAACAAAAACCTGCACCTTCCGAAATTGTCGATGTGCCCCGCGGGACCGCCTACCTCAGGATCGGGGACTTTCCGGATTCACTTCTGGGGTTAATCCTGTACGTCGATATGGTTCCACAGGGGTCGGTAAGACAGTATTTGAGTGAACGTCTGGGTCTCGATCCGGGAATGCATACACTTCAACTCAAAGACGGGAATGACTCGCTTTATGCCAGCCTGAGGCAGGTTTTC
- a CDS encoding PEGA domain-containing protein, with translation MSLRKIIDNQYEILRRIKTGGFGTIYYGWDITLDRPVAIKEVAQSLLGDKQYMDMFVDEALNTARLNHPNIVQIYSLRRTSENNLYIIMQFVEGIDLRDLIEYFIERDGRVPENLAVFIIGEICKALEYAHNLKDRRTGQSLNIVHRDISPSNIMLSVEGAVNLIDFGIAKARHRVAQKTQTGFVKGKVAYLSPEQLEGRDATRQSDIFSLGTVFYELLTGCQAFVGDSDFSIMKNIMSGRIDFSRLNDQDLTPDLREIVKKSLARDTADRYKTANEMYVDLYELTRKHYPGEPMSDLSRLVHEIHIGEDTVPGSEPSLPQPEDEKSDQQNIKTQVLSAGDNPFAEISEPEQKPKPEPKPKPEPEASESDHPKQKPSETPSQPGPGEEAKTQIFNSEEARTVVHDTSSAEARTVIHDTSQAGARSGRGGFNFNSIAANFKRIDSRVWIYAGGSLGVLILILILALLLRGGGESGPVGDYRVWINSAPEGAEVYLNDELYGKTPLQLVELEDGEYDLRLLHPEADPIDTQFVLTEGSEVTFPNFVLTREVYVNSIPQGAEVYVNSRETDLITPALVDVPIMDSVNIRLEHENSKYPVKLAGFEIESGEFQADDDYIWEKQFNEDDERWELTGRFLKEITISSKPQGADVLIDGRETPIGQTPGKMMIPFGSSKLTLVKAGFETKVRTVNIASDFKGSLFYEMFRQVKISAVDKSDPDGPDLKATVYKIESEGKVSQVNEKTPSQMLLSGVEHRIYLAKDGYRDTSLIIGVNQNELVAKMTSKSETQASDQPVVRKPEEDKDKAQLLFIFTDRKSKEPLEGVDVVAEEKDTRERILLGSTNSEGRLEVRLAEGKYKFIANKDGYREWDDGEKISKGKNYKYKKKLRRD, from the coding sequence ATGAGCCTGCGCAAGATAATCGACAACCAGTACGAAATCCTGAGGCGGATAAAAACCGGCGGTTTCGGCACGATCTATTACGGCTGGGATATTACGCTCGATCGACCTGTGGCTATCAAGGAGGTAGCACAGTCGCTTTTGGGTGATAAGCAGTACATGGATATGTTTGTCGATGAAGCGCTCAACACGGCCCGCTTGAACCATCCTAATATAGTCCAGATTTACAGCCTGCGCAGGACATCCGAGAACAACCTGTATATTATCATGCAGTTCGTCGAGGGTATTGACCTGCGTGACCTGATCGAATACTTCATTGAACGTGATGGCCGGGTGCCGGAGAACCTGGCTGTGTTTATTATTGGCGAGATCTGCAAGGCACTCGAGTACGCCCATAACCTCAAAGACCGCAGGACCGGTCAGTCCCTGAATATCGTGCACCGCGACATATCACCATCAAATATAATGCTGTCAGTCGAGGGCGCCGTCAATTTGATTGATTTCGGGATTGCCAAAGCGCGTCATCGGGTGGCCCAGAAAACCCAGACCGGATTTGTCAAGGGCAAGGTGGCATATCTTTCGCCTGAGCAACTGGAGGGCAGGGATGCTACCCGCCAGAGCGATATCTTCTCTCTGGGTACGGTTTTTTATGAACTTTTGACCGGATGCCAGGCGTTTGTGGGAGACTCCGATTTTTCGATCATGAAGAATATCATGTCAGGAAGGATCGATTTCAGCAGGTTAAATGATCAGGACCTCACCCCTGATTTACGCGAGATCGTCAAGAAGTCATTAGCGCGTGACACCGCAGATCGTTATAAAACTGCAAACGAGATGTATGTCGATTTATATGAACTGACCCGCAAGCATTATCCGGGTGAACCGATGTCCGACCTGTCAAGGCTCGTGCATGAAATTCATATCGGCGAGGACACTGTACCGGGAAGCGAACCCTCTCTTCCGCAGCCTGAGGACGAGAAGTCGGATCAGCAGAATATCAAGACACAGGTTCTCTCGGCCGGGGACAATCCGTTCGCCGAGATATCCGAGCCAGAGCAAAAACCAAAACCGGAACCAAAACCAAAACCGGAGCCTGAAGCTTCTGAGAGCGATCATCCCAAACAGAAGCCATCAGAAACACCTTCGCAACCCGGACCGGGCGAGGAAGCTAAAACACAGATTTTTAATTCCGAAGAGGCTCGCACAGTCGTTCACGACACCTCCAGCGCTGAAGCGCGCACAGTTATTCACGACACCTCACAAGCAGGAGCCAGATCCGGCCGCGGAGGGTTTAATTTCAATTCGATTGCCGCCAATTTTAAACGTATCGACAGCCGGGTCTGGATATATGCGGGCGGATCGCTGGGAGTCTTGATTTTAATCCTGATTTTAGCGCTGTTGCTTCGGGGGGGCGGTGAAAGCGGACCTGTGGGAGATTATCGTGTCTGGATCAACAGCGCGCCCGAAGGTGCCGAGGTCTATTTGAATGATGAACTCTATGGTAAGACACCGCTTCAACTGGTCGAACTCGAGGATGGCGAGTATGATCTGCGTCTTCTCCATCCGGAGGCAGATCCGATTGATACGCAATTTGTACTGACTGAAGGTTCAGAGGTGACTTTTCCAAATTTTGTCCTCACGAGAGAAGTCTATGTCAATTCGATTCCACAGGGGGCAGAAGTTTATGTCAATTCCAGAGAAACCGATCTGATCACTCCAGCGCTTGTCGATGTGCCGATTATGGACAGCGTTAACATCAGGCTCGAGCATGAAAACAGTAAATATCCGGTCAAGCTTGCCGGTTTTGAGATCGAAAGCGGTGAATTTCAGGCGGATGATGACTATATATGGGAAAAGCAGTTTAACGAAGATGATGAACGCTGGGAACTGACCGGGCGATTCTTAAAAGAGATCACGATTTCATCCAAACCACAGGGCGCGGATGTCTTGATAGATGGGCGCGAAACCCCGATTGGACAAACACCGGGCAAGATGATGATCCCGTTCGGATCGTCAAAACTGACCCTGGTAAAAGCAGGTTTTGAAACCAAGGTCAGAACCGTCAACATCGCTTCGGATTTTAAGGGCTCATTGTTTTACGAGATGTTTCGCCAGGTAAAAATCAGCGCGGTTGATAAGAGTGATCCCGATGGTCCCGATCTGAAAGCGACTGTCTACAAGATCGAAAGCGAAGGCAAGGTCTCACAGGTCAATGAGAAAACACCCTCTCAGATGCTTCTTTCCGGGGTCGAGCACAGGATCTACCTGGCTAAAGACGGCTACCGTGATACGAGCCTGATTATCGGGGTCAACCAGAATGAGCTGGTGGCGAAGATGACTTCCAAAAGCGAAACTCAAGCGTCCGATCAACCAGTTGTCAGAAAACCAGAGGAAGATAAGGACAAGGCGCAATTACTGTTTATCTTTACCGATAGAAAAAGCAAGGAGCCCCTTGAAGGTGTCGATGTCGTGGCGGAAGAAAAGGATACTCGCGAACGGATTTTGCTGGGTAGTACTAATTCGGAGGGACGTCTCGAAGTCAGGCTGGCGGAAGGTAAATACAAGTTTATCGCCAACAAAGACGGCTACCGCGAATGGGATGATGGTGAAAAAATCAGTAAAGGGAAAAATTATAAATACAAAAAGAAGCTGAGAAGAGATTAA
- a CDS encoding FHA domain-containing protein codes for MQIIVEFISGENVGSRKRFSGDSVLVGRSGNCDLVLDSDVVSYQHCRINIKGDGLFLTDLGSSNGTYVNESPHDKGYIAFGDLVRFGEGGPEVKITYTDESAQPGKRAKTEMVQHADTVLVLEVSGDKTYRYPPGKIIVGREVDCDLPLDHLMVSRAHAEINFRPPELTVRDLNSTNGTFINGKKIDSARLTAGDEIVFGDNGPEVTVDFGGDGAVSIKKSGRKLALVAVFVIIALIVAGGYFALYRPYTEKQEVEKKSLNEYVAWRLKDLSAQMGDPQDEIPLIFVESVAGYVEKFTGNLRNWFSRSMERARPQLGMVRRLLRGAGLPEHFAWLAFVESGYDTTVTSHAGARGLWQFMPATARQFGLRVDGSVDERIYPKKSTQAACKYIKQLYNLYNSYMLAMASYNTGEGRVARALRRIDVIGENRFWYLVKSDMLHNETMGYVPKIMAVMIIATDPERFGFENEDSER; via the coding sequence TTGCAGATTATTGTCGAGTTCATCTCCGGTGAAAACGTCGGCAGTCGCAAGAGGTTTTCCGGAGATTCGGTGCTGGTGGGAAGATCGGGAAATTGCGATCTGGTGCTTGATTCCGATGTCGTCTCTTACCAGCACTGCCGTATAAATATCAAAGGTGACGGGCTGTTTTTGACCGATCTGGGATCATCCAACGGCACTTATGTCAATGAATCTCCCCATGATAAGGGCTATATTGCCTTCGGTGACCTGGTTCGTTTCGGAGAAGGCGGTCCCGAGGTCAAGATTACCTATACCGATGAATCCGCGCAACCTGGCAAGCGTGCCAAAACCGAGATGGTTCAGCATGCTGACACAGTGCTTGTCCTGGAAGTCTCCGGGGATAAAACTTATCGTTATCCGCCCGGCAAGATAATTGTCGGAAGGGAAGTCGATTGCGACCTTCCCCTGGATCACCTGATGGTTTCCCGCGCTCATGCCGAAATCAATTTCCGTCCGCCCGAGCTGACTGTCCGTGACCTCAACTCCACCAATGGTACTTTCATCAATGGTAAAAAGATTGACAGCGCGCGTCTTACTGCCGGCGATGAAATCGTCTTCGGAGATAATGGTCCCGAAGTAACAGTCGATTTTGGAGGTGACGGCGCGGTTAGTATTAAAAAGAGCGGTCGCAAACTGGCTCTGGTCGCAGTCTTCGTGATTATCGCTTTGATAGTGGCAGGAGGATATTTTGCGCTTTACCGGCCCTACACGGAAAAGCAGGAGGTCGAGAAGAAATCTCTCAATGAATATGTCGCCTGGAGGCTGAAAGATCTTTCTGCCCAGATGGGCGATCCGCAGGACGAGATCCCCTTGATTTTTGTCGAAAGTGTAGCCGGTTATGTCGAAAAATTCACAGGCAATCTGCGCAACTGGTTTTCGCGCTCAATGGAACGTGCCCGGCCACAGCTCGGTATGGTCCGCAGGCTCCTGCGCGGTGCAGGTCTGCCAGAGCATTTCGCCTGGCTGGCGTTTGTCGAATCCGGTTATGATACGACGGTTACCTCCCATGCCGGCGCGCGTGGTTTGTGGCAGTTTATGCCCGCAACCGCGAGACAATTTGGTTTAAGAGTGGATGGGTCAGTCGATGAACGTATCTACCCTAAAAAATCGACACAAGCCGCTTGTAAATATATTAAACAGTTGTATAATTTGTATAACTCGTATATGCTGGCTATGGCCTCGTACAATACCGGGGAAGGCAGGGTAGCCCGTGCATTGCGCAGAATCGATGTGATCGGTGAAAATCGTTTCTGGTACCTGGTTAAAAGCGATATGCTTCACAACGAGACCATGGGGTATGTACCCAAGATCATGGCGGTGATGATTATCGCCACTGATCCCGAGAGGTTCGGCTTCGAGAACGAGGATAGCGAACGATGA
- a CDS encoding FHA domain-containing protein — protein sequence MPKIILQKDGSIVNTFDFPGREEISVGSSSGCDVPIEDPALASEQAKIILRKDGFYLQLVTHIPAVFVTGERVEGEVKLEDGDTINIEEYDLVLNVLDDELEKIADAEPRQEKPVETEEQEKTEDSQKSDEEISIEKDELKPDKLEEKPAEDQVESSTEKVPETGPEETAEVKQDEDGPDVPDEKVRVEKTEEYHTPEEPAKSEDEPDKVEKAVDKAIEKEEPRKPTLEPRKPTIAPQKQEQPIESAEKVSDAPAESAHKTKVLDAGDTPDESAHKKPEPQPLKPDEEDMWLVVISGPLQDHRFKLIKGPNRIGRDRQKNDIIVRLDRKGEVDTSISREHAVVDYTDGVFYLSDTKSQMRTKLNDRTISTDEVLPLKEGDLIEISSVRESTVFKLVSEKNIDAPVAKIKIDAISPEKLQRYLPYILVGVGLLVIILILILILK from the coding sequence ATGCCGAAGATAATTTTGCAAAAAGACGGCAGTATAGTCAACACTTTTGATTTTCCCGGTCGCGAGGAAATCAGTGTCGGGAGCTCATCCGGTTGTGATGTCCCGATAGAAGATCCCGCTCTGGCATCGGAGCAGGCCAAAATAATATTGCGAAAGGATGGTTTCTACCTCCAGCTCGTGACCCATATACCAGCGGTCTTTGTGACTGGCGAAAGAGTCGAGGGGGAGGTTAAGCTCGAGGATGGCGATACGATCAATATCGAGGAATACGATCTGGTCCTCAATGTCCTTGATGATGAGCTGGAGAAGATCGCTGACGCAGAACCCCGCCAGGAAAAACCGGTAGAAACAGAAGAACAAGAAAAGACGGAAGATTCCCAAAAGTCTGATGAAGAGATTTCGATTGAAAAAGATGAATTGAAACCTGATAAGTTAGAAGAAAAACCGGCAGAAGATCAAGTTGAATCCTCAACTGAGAAAGTCCCTGAAACAGGACCTGAGGAAACAGCCGAAGTTAAACAGGATGAGGATGGGCCGGATGTCCCGGATGAGAAAGTACGGGTTGAGAAAACCGAGGAGTATCATACTCCGGAAGAGCCGGCGAAAAGCGAGGATGAGCCAGATAAAGTAGAAAAAGCGGTCGATAAAGCTATTGAAAAGGAAGAACCGCGCAAACCGACTCTTGAACCACGCAAACCGACGATCGCTCCGCAAAAACAGGAACAGCCGATCGAGTCGGCAGAAAAAGTATCTGATGCGCCTGCTGAATCCGCTCACAAGACCAAGGTGCTGGATGCCGGGGATACCCCCGATGAGTCTGCTCATAAGAAACCTGAACCACAGCCTTTGAAACCTGATGAGGAAGATATGTGGCTGGTGGTGATCTCCGGACCATTACAGGATCACAGGTTCAAGCTGATTAAGGGGCCTAACAGAATTGGCCGAGACCGCCAGAAAAATGATATAATCGTCCGCCTTGACCGCAAGGGTGAAGTTGACACCTCGATCTCGCGAGAACACGCGGTTGTCGACTACACGGATGGAGTTTTCTACCTGAGCGATACAAAAAGCCAGATGCGTACTAAACTCAACGATCGTACGATCTCCACCGATGAGGTCCTTCCACTCAAGGAGGGCGACCTGATCGAGATATCCTCGGTGCGCGAGAGCACAGTATTCAAATTGGTGTCCGAGAAAAACATCGATGCTCCGGTAGCAAAGATAAAAATTGACGCGATTTCACCGGAGAAGTTACAGCGGTATCTGCCGTATATACTTGTCGGCGTGGGATTGCTGGTGATAATATTGATATTAATTTTGATTCTAAAGTGA